Sequence from the Cryptococcus neoformans var. neoformans JEC21 chromosome 1, complete sequence genome:
CtcagcagaagaggagcctCTCTATCCACGAGTACCAGTCCGTCCAGCTTCTGAATTCTGTAAGCACACTCTCGCTCCCACAGACAACGTTCCCAGCACAGCACAACAGGCAGCTGACTCGCTCACTTCTTTTCACCCGCTGCCGCTCACAACAACAGTATGGTATCCCCACACCCAAGGCTCTCCCTGCCTTCTCCGCAGCCGAGGCTGAGAGCGTTGCTAAGAGCTTCGGTAAGTGTTTTCCATACATGCAGATAACCGGCCGACAGCCGGGTACACCTCTCCAAAAGTCTACTCGGGCGATATGCTGATAGTCGGCGTGAATAGGCAAGGACGAGCTTGTGATCAAGGCTCAAGTGTTGGCTGGTGGCCGAGGAAAGGGCCACTTTGACTCTGGTTTCCAGGGTGGTGTGCAGATGGTCGACTCGTGAGTTTTCTTGATATTCTCAACTACGGGTCTTTTGTCTTTTATTTGGGCTGAAGGAGCGCTTGCTGTTTTACAGTCCCGCTCAGGCCAAGGAGTACGCCGAGAAGATGCTTGGGTACAAGCTCATCACCAAACAAACTGGTGCCGCCGGCCGAATCTGTAACGCCGTCATGCTCGCCGAGCGAATGCCCCCTCAAAAAGAGTATTACGCCGCTATCCTCAACGACCGAACCACAGGCGGGCCCGTGCTCGTCACCTCCAGCCAGGGCGGTATGAACATTGAAGACGTTGCCAAGGAGACTCCCGAtgccatcatcaccactCCCTTGGACTTTGACAACGGTATCAGCCACGCGGAGGCTTTGGAGCTCGCGAAGAAGCTTGGATTCAAGGAGAACGCCCAGAAGAACGCTGCCGACGTCTTTGGCAAGTTGTACACCATTttcaaggagaaggactCTACCCAGATTGAGATCAACCCCTTGGCTGAGTTGAGCAACGGCCAGGTTCTCTGGTAAGTGCATCTTGGGTATAAAAGAGGTTCGCAACTAAGTGAGCTGTAGTATGGACGCCAAGTTTGGTTTCGACGACAACGCCGATTTCCGACAGAAGG
This genomic interval carries:
- a CDS encoding succinate-CoA ligase (ADP-forming), putative translates to MIRGFKQARAAVKPLKTVSQQKRSLSIHEYQSVQLLNSYGIPTPKALPAFSAAEAESVAKSFGKDELVIKAQVLAGGRGKGHFDSGFQGGVQMVDSPAQAKEYAEKMLGYKLITKQTGAAGRICNAVMLAERMPPQKEYYAAILNDRTTGGPVLVTSSQGGMNIEDVAKETPDAIITTPLDFDNGISHAEALELAKKLGFKENAQKNAADVFGKLYTIFKEKDSTQIEINPLAELSNGQVLCMDAKFGFDDNADFRQKDVFKLRDTTQEDAQEVEAAEYGLNFIKLDGDIGCLVNGAGLAMATMDVLNLHGGSPANFLDVGGGATAEAVKKAFELLLTSKNVKSIFVNIFGGIMRCDVIAEGIIKATKELHLEIPLVVRLQGTKEEEAKQMIRESGLKIFPFDGLDEAAAKAVEAARA